In Odontesthes bonariensis isolate fOdoBon6 chromosome 22, fOdoBon6.hap1, whole genome shotgun sequence, one genomic interval encodes:
- the LOC142372603 gene encoding secretory carrier-associated membrane protein 1-like encodes MSDFDSNPFADPELNSPFQDPSVTQARQTAPAGLEEYNPFTDDKSAAAGMAPRTTGTSVGTQPAIMKPTEEPPAYTQPQTQEPSRAAAELLRRQEELERKAAELDRREREMQSLSASGRKNNWPPLPEKFPMGPCFYHDITVDIPVEFQKTVKIMYYLWMFHTGTLLANMIGCLAWFCVDASRGVDFGLSILWFLLFTPCSFVCWYRPLYGAFRSDSSFRFFIFFFVYICQFGIYVIQCIGISGWGASGWISALTGLNRSIPVGIMMILIAALFTSLAVLSLIMFKKVHGMYRTTGASFEKAQQEFATGVMTNKTVQTAAANAATRAAQEGFKEQI; translated from the exons gaTCCATCAGTGACACAAGCGAGGCAGACGGCTCCTGCAGGCTTAGAGGAGTACAATCCCTTCACAGATGACAAATCG GCAGCTGCGGGCATGGCGCCCAGAACTACAGGAACCTCGGTTGGCACACAACCCGCCATCATGAAGCCCACAGAGGAGCCTCCTGCCTACACTCAGCCTCAGACACAG GAGCCGTCGCGGGCAGCTGCTGAGCTGCTGAGGAGACAGGAGGAGCTGGAAAGGAAGGCTGCAGAGCTGGACCGCCGCGAGAGAGAGATGCAGTCGCTCAGTGCTTCAG GTAGGAAAAACAACTGGCCGCCCCTCCCGGAGAAATTCCCCATGGGTCCGTGTTTCTACCACGACATCACCGTGGATATTCCTGTAGAGTTCCAGAAGACGGTCAAGATCATGTACTACCTCTGGATGT TTCACACCGGGACGCTGCTGGCCAACATGATCGGCTGCCTGGCCTGGTTCTGTGTGGACGCGTCGCGCGGAGTGGACTTCGGCTTGTCCATCCTCTGGTTCCTGCTCTTCACGCCGTGTTCTTTCGTCTGTTGGTACAGACCACTTTACGGAGCGTTCAG GAGCGACAGCTCGTTCAGAttcttcattttcttcttcGTGTACATCTGCCAGTTCGGCATCTACGTTATCCAGTGTATTGGAATCTCCGGTTGGGGCGCGAG CGGGTGGATCTCAGCTTTGACTGGCCTGAACAGAAGCATCCCAGTGGGCATTATGATGATCCTCATCGCAGCTCTCTTTACCTCACTGGCCGTGCTGTCCCTCATCATGTTCAAAAAG GTCCACGGCATGTACCGTACCACCGGCGCCAGCTTTGAGAAAGCCCAGCAGGAGTTTGCCACGGGAGTCATGACCAACAAGACCGTCCAGACGGCTGCTGCGAACGCCGCTACCAGAGCTGCACAAGAAGGCTTCAAGGAGCAGATCTGA